The following nucleotide sequence is from Eschrichtius robustus isolate mEscRob2 chromosome 10, mEscRob2.pri, whole genome shotgun sequence.
CGGAGGAGCCGGGCGGGTCGACCGCAGACAGACCCAgcttgccctcccctccccctccccggcccTGGACTGGGGTTGCGGGAGCTCAGGGCCCCTTTGAAGGAGGGCGGGCGCAGGCGGCCTGGGCGAGCTTCGGGGGTCAGCAGGCTCAGCTGTCTGCGAAGTGGGATTCCGGGCCCGTCACCAGATCACCTCCCCTGACCTCGGGAGGATGGGGACACCCCGGGGAGGATGGCCGCAGCCTCTAGGGGGCTCTCGGGAGAGTAGCCCCGGGCCCCCAGGGGGCGCGGGCCAGGTGGCAGCGCCCGGGCTGAGCTGCGCGGAGGAGGCGGCCTCCCTGGCCAGGGGCGGCGGCAGGGGCGGCCCTGGGATCACATGGGCGGAGGCAGGTCCCGGAGGCCCAGGCGGGCTCTCCCCAGAGTCGGGCAGACGGCTGCGGCGGGAACGGCGGCGTCTCCtcgcctccctccttcccttcccttcgtTCCCCAGCCCGGCCGCCCAGCCCGACAGGTGAGCGGGAGCCAGGTGAGCGCGCCCACCTGCGTACGGTCCGCACGGCCGGCGACCTCCCCGGCCCCGGCGCCCTCGCAGCTCTGCGCGCCCGCGGCCGGCTCGGCGGCCGGACGTCTCCTCCGCGCACGGCCGCTCCCCGCAGCCTCGCCTGCGGTCGGCGCCCCCCGCGAGCTGGGCTTTCCTGTCCCGGgtgctcctcctccagcccccagcGTGCGCGGGTACTTTGGTCTCGGAGCTCAGAAGGAGCCAGAAGTGGGCGAGCCGGGCCGACGGTCTGGGCACCTCCCTGCGGCCCCCTGAGCGGAGTCCACTGGCCGGCTCAAAGGTCTGGGAATCCAAGGCATCTGCTAGCCGCCAGCGCCGACCTGGGGCCTGCGGGAGGGACAGAGGCTGGGCCTGGGCAAAAGGGGAAGCCGTAGGGCCGGGAAGAGGGCAGACAGCCCCGCTCGCCCGGGCGCCCTCTCCCCAGGCTCCTAAACGCGGGAAGTGGCCCCACTGTGCCTGGTAGACTCGGGCAGCGCTTGTAGTCTGTGGCCCTCTCCAGGGCCGGCCTCAGGGTGGGCGCTGGGTAGGGTGGTGGCCCAGCCTGGCACTGCAGCTTCCTGCCTCGGTTGGCTCCTGACTCCAGAGCTAGAGGGTCAGGAAATCCTACAAGGGTCTGGTCTACAGGGACACTCCCTTGCCCAGCGGAGGGGCAGTGGGTGGGAGGCCTGGCTGGGGCCCCAGCTTGCGGGCAGCATCAGTCAGCTCGCCCTGTTGGCCAGCGCCCGGTGATGGGTGTGCCCTGCTTGGCAGATAAGCCCATCCTTTTTGCCGGAGCTGCTCGGAGGGCAGCAGGCCGCTGGCGGAGGTGGGAAGCCCAGCCTTGCCTACCTGGACCACACGACCCGGGGCGCGGCAGGCAGCCAGGAGGTCCCTCTGAAGACCCTGGCCTCACGTGGGCTAGCCGCCCCGTCCCCCAGCCAAGTACTTGAGAGTATGTGGTGGTACCACCCCTTTCTGTGCTGTCACCTCTGTTCCCAGAGCGCTGCCCTCCCCCAGAGCGGGGAGGAAGTACCTTGTGCTGTCGGTTTGGGGGACCGGAAACAAGCACTAGGGGGACTTCGCCCTGatggtggaggaggggagagggaggaaatgcTGACATCTACCACCTGCCAGCCCCacccgcctgcccgcccgcctgTTCTCAGCAAGCCCCCGCGTAGCACCCCGCCACTCTGCTGAAGACGGCACACAGGGGGAACTCTGAGTCCTGACTTCCCAGGGTGGGGGGGAAGTGGAACTGGGGCATGTGGGAGAGGTTAGTCACTTCCTCTACCCACCTCCACCCGCCGCCAGCCCCTGACTGGCTGCTCCGGGGACCTGTCACCCCCTTCTGCCACCTCACAGCGTCCCTTGTGGGGCGAGGGGCAGGCTCCATCCCTCCAACCTTTCTCCCTCAGGTATGGCGCTGACGGTGGACGTGGTGGGACCCGCACCCTGGGGCTTCCGCATCTCGGGCGGCAGGGATTTCCACACGCCTATCATGGTGACCAGGGTAAGGGCTGGTTCCAGGAGACGGGGAGGTCCACCCAAAGTGAGAGTCTGCCCTGTCCGCTTGGTCCTCACAGacacctttctttttctgttttggagGCAGAGGCCTGCTTCTGGGATTGTTggcgtgggcagggctggggccccgTTGCCATGGGGATGTGGTGGCCACTTCAGAAACAGGCTTCTGGAGAGTGAAAGGGAGCTGGGCCCAATGCAAggccttctcttttctccttggtCACTAACCCCATACCTGCTGGCAGCCATTTTGGGTGGTTATTAGAACAAGAGCCCCGAGCTCTTGGCAGTTTTCCCCTGACCCAGGCCCAGGCCAGGGAGTGTTCACGCAGAGGGCCTGCGTGCAGGCAGTGCCTGCATGATTTGATTTGCACAGGCAGGGCTCTCTATCCAGAAGTATTTCCAAGCCCAATTCTTGAAATTCTGCCATTACACGTTCTTTGGGGAGCCCCGTTAGAACGCCAGTGCTGAGGTGGGTGGCAGGGGGCTGCCACTCCAGCTTTTGGAAGGGATTAGCTGATGGGCTGGGTGGACACCGGCAGGCAGGGAGAGAGATGTTGAAGGGAGATGCAGGCCAGCCTGGTTGAAACCAGCTGCTGTGTTTCTTGGGCAGGACAAGGAAATCCCTTCTTCTCCATCCCTACCTGAGTGTCACCTCAGACTACCTGATCCTCACCCCCTACAGGTAACTGAGCAGGGCAAGGCCGAAGCTGCTGACCTCCGGCCTGGTGACATTATTGTGGCCATCAATGGTGAGAGCGCGAAGAGCATGCTGCATGCCGAGGCCCAGAGCAAGATCCGCCAGAGCCCCTCGCCCCTGAGGCTGCAGCTGGACCGGTAGGCCCTCCACCTCTGCTGGGCCCGCCAGCACTCTTCTGCCTTCTGCCAGCCCGCTGCACAGTGGCTGCCCTCACCCCTTGCTCTCAGCTCCAACCTGGCCTTCCTGGGCCCTCATGGCTCATCCGTGAGAAGGTCCCAAGCTCTGGGGCTGCAGCAGGGTGGGCTGAGGGGTGTCCCTGTGCCCAGCTGGGCGTGCAGTCACGGGCAGAGCAGGCTGGTATCAGCCACCTGGACACCCGGGTTTGACTGGTTCCCAGGTGTGCAGGGTACAGGGCGTGGGCATGAAGTGGGTTGAAGAGGGGAAAGGTGTGCCTTAGGCTGGGTCTGCAGGGCCCCTGCCtccaagaggggaggggagagcctTTGTTCAGATCCTGGGGTGGTGAGGAGTTTGGGGGCTCACTCCCCATAGAACCACTCCATTGCTCCCCAAGTTGCCTCTCTGGGCCCTGCTGGTGAAGGCAGATTCCCAGGCTCCTGGGCCttcagcctgggggtgggggtgggaacaggtggctccctgggggtggggcatCCCAGTGAGTCACAGGGCAGGAATGCTGGGAGATTCCCCAGCCAGGAGAGCCCTCTGGGCGGGCCTTGAACCTGAGTCAGGTACCTCTGCTCAATGCCCTCTCCTCGCCCCTGCCGCCCTACGTCACTGCAGAAGCTGGCTCCCGTGACGCTCTCGCGGCCCCGGCCCCTTCAGTGACTATTTTGTACCACTCTGGCTCATGAGTGTTTACAGGAGTGGGACCCAGAGGAGGAGGGTAGAGAATAGCTCATGGCATCTGGGAAGGGGACCAAAATCTACAAGAAGCTGCagagtggggcgggggaggggcagggagctgCTGACACCATCACTTCCTCTCGGGTCCCTCCAAGAGGGACCCAGCTCCATCAGAGAGGTGGGCCTGGCCGAGTACCCCCAGGCCTCCAGTTCCACGTTGGGCAGGCCGAGGCTCcctgtctcttctttcttttagcCAAACCCCTCCTAACCTCCCCCAGTAACCCACCCCCAGGAGACCTCTCCAGCACTCAAAGCCCCAGGCAGGAAGCAGTGCTCTGGGCGGAGCCAGAGCCCAAGCTCCCCCGCTCTGGACCTAAATTCTCCCCAGggagggaggctgaggctgcggctGGTGTGGCGTGTGGTGACTGAGGTTCCTGCTGACCTCTCTGGAAGCAGTCAGACATCCAGAAACGGTGCAGTGGGACATGGTGGGCTCATCCCTCACCCTCAGCAGCTCCCAGCCCTCCAGTCACTTCCTGTTCGAGGCTTCGGCCAGGTTCCACTGGGCAGGGCTTTGGAGGAGGGGGGGGGGTTCCTGGGGAGTTGAGGAGGGGGAGCCTTGGTGATTAGCAGGGGAGCTGGGCCGCCTTGCTCTCTAGGTCCTTCAGCTGCCTGCGTGGCAGGAAGGGGGGCTGGCTCTACCCTCTGGTTtacagggggcggggtgggggggaagactTCGGAAATCACAGGGAGGGATCCTCTCAAAGGCGGAGCTGATGGGGGACAGGCCCCTGGGGCGAGGGGGCAGCTGACCCAGCCATTGTTGGCCTTTAGGAATTTGGGCaactcactttccctctctgggcttcagcttcTCCAGGGGTGAAAGATAAAGGATTATTTATATACAATCAGCAGTCCAAATCAATCTACAAACTGATGCTGACCAGCGACAAACTCTGGATGAAATGCTCCCcccaccaaagaaaaaaaaaagaatagaaaagaaaaaccaaaggcgaggcagggggaggggtgatgATGTGAGGAgctcttaaaaaaattgaatttattgAATTTTTGCTGAAATCATGTCCTTTCTACTTTTTGGTGCTAAATTGTCCTTTCTTTTAAGAAATGATGGTGGTCGTTGAGGATAGTTGTTTGTTGTGAATTTGACAAAGTTAAAAGTTGGCTACCCGATGTCCGAATGTTTTGGACATGTTCCTAATCTTGAGAACCCGGTGACACTCTGTCTCCCTCTGtcctctcctcaggcctcaggCTGCCTCTCCCGGGCAGACCAACGGGGAAAGCTCCCCCGAAGTGCTGGCCACTAGCTTCCAGGTAGGACGGTGCCTCCTGCTGGGACTCCCCCACCCTGAAGTGATGGGGGGGCCCCCTTCCCTGCTCTTCTCGGCCCCGCCCTTCCAGGCCCCTCTCTCCGCAGGGCTCCAGGAGGACACACACCGACAGCCAGTCCTCCCTGCGGTCTTCCTGCTCCAGCCAGGCCTCCCTCAGCCCCCGGCCAGGCAGCCCCCTCTCCACCCTGCCCGCCACCAGCCCACAGGCCCCCGCGGGAGAGGTGGTGACCAGCCACAGGTGAGTGCGGCGGGTGGGCCCCCTGGCCACCAGGTCCAAGCCGGCCTCTCAAAGTCTCTGTAGCTGGGTTTAGGGGGCCCTGGGGTCACCTCTGTCTCCCGGGGCAGCCTGGTGGCGGGGCCCCCGGCACACACTGTCCATTTCCCCATTTCAGTTTCCAGAGCCTGGCGTACTCCCCGGAACCCACTACTGCTGACCACTTGTCCTACAGGGGCCGCCCCGGAAGCCGACAGGTGAGGAAACCCGAGGGGAGGAGAGAGCCTCCCGTCCTGGCTGGCTGCTTGCTAGTGGTGCCCGTGGGGCTGAGTGCGGCTGGTCCCACCTCGGCAGCCAGCACCACGGTCTCCTAGTAATAGGCACGCTCCTCTCTGGAGCCGGGAGGCCAGAGCTCTGGTGAGGGTCACACCCACTGCACTGGCCCTACCCGGCCCAGCCCAGGTGTCCGTCTACCTCCTACATTCCCACCCGCCGCTGCCTCACCCCTTCCTTCTGGCTTCCTCCCTTCTCAAGTGTTTCTCTTGGGCCGGGACCGAAATAGTTTAGCTGCTGTTGTTGGGATGACTCCCTTTGGCTGTATCTCTTGAACACATTCCTTCCCATTCCAAGCCCCATGCCCGCCCCCAACTCCCATCACccattcctcctcttcctcctctgactCAGCCCCCGAGAACCACCAGAGAACCACCAGCCGGCCTGTGGTTCCGACTCCGGTTGCACTTGGCTTACTCTCTGtctgccccccctcccctccccttttcccctgGACACCCCTGCCAGGTCCCACTGTCCACTAGTGACAGCCCAACGCCCCCTTGGGGGTATGTCTCCTCTCTaaggccaggggtggggaggtgaggagggaggcGGCCAAGAGTCctgggccacaactgctggggGCAGAGTTAGCGGGGGCATGTCCAGCCTTTGGGGTGAAGAGGATGAGGCCCAGCTGCTGGAATCCTACCTCGGGTAGATTCTGCATTCCAGAAAGCAGAGCCTTTGGAGATGACTGGGGGAGGGTGCTAGAAACTGGGGGCTCTGGAGAAGGAAAGAGCAGGGTCCTCTGGGGGCTGCATAGTAGTGGCTCCCTGGTGACCCTCTGTTGGCCTGCCCAGTGACCCTCCAGGAGAGGTGGGCAGAGAGGTGTATGTATTCAGTGAGATCCCgtctttaaagaattaaaaatgtagTTGCAGAGATAAGATAAACATgcaaaacaattttggaaaaattaagCACTGAGCAGTATGATCTTAATTATAAAAGCAGGAGGCATTCTGGGAGGGGATAGCTGAGTGTGGGCTGGGGTGGCCTGAGAAAGCTTTGTCAGGAACTTTGCTGGATGTCAGAGGCAGGACGGGGTAGGTTTCGGATTAGAGAACGATGAGCTGGGGAGATGCAAGACctggcgtgtcggggcctgggggccttCTCCAGAGAGCTCCTGGCTGAGACCAGCTGGGAATGAGCTTGGTCCACCCTACCCTCCTTCCTCGCAACCGGGGCAAAGGGTAGAGGCGGGTGGGACAGGGAGTGGCTCTTAAACCAGCAGCAGCAACTTGgaaattgttagaaatgcaagttctcAGGCCCCAGCCTAGACTTACTGGATCGGACGCAGGGGTGAGGGGCGGGGTGAGGGCACCCATCCCTGTTCTAAGGAGCCCTCAGGGATCTGATGCACGCACAGATTTGAGGACCACCCATGTGGTGTGAAGAGGAGCCCTGAGCCGGGTGGCAGGGAGACCTGGGTTAGTCCCACCTCTACTGTGTCACTTTGGACAAGGCACCCTtccactctctgggcctcagagtcAGACCCGATGCTCTGAATTCCCTTCTTTCACCCTGAGGCCCCTGGtcattctttcagcaaatatttgtggaGCAGCTGCTTTGTGTCAGGCACCCTTCTAGGCTTTGGGGATGCATAGGTGGAAAAACAGAGAAATTCCTAACCCCGTGAAGCTTGCATTCTGTTCTACAAATGAGGCTGTGGTCAGACGGGGTGGGAGTCACCGGGTCCCACAGCTGCCTCTTGGGAGTCACCGTGCACTTGAGCACCtttaaaggctctgaaaagtcctgCCTGTGAGGAAGaaagatgtttaattttttaatttcctgaacTTACTTAACTGCAGAATTTCTCCGGGGATCCCCCTGCCAATCGCTTATTAACAGCCCCCTAACACATTTTGAGAGGGGTTGGCTGGAGACAGCTCTCGATGGACAGGTGAGCAGCTTTTCTGGACCTAGAGATGAAAGGTCGCttctgtgaaggcaggtgtcaccTACAGGTGactgggagggaggtggggagaggaaaggtaaAGCTACTCCAGCTAAGGGCGTTGGGCTCCTCTCCACGGGGGTGAGGTGCTCTGGCAGGAGAAAGGTGGCAGAGGTGACTACAGATGAGGTGCCCCTGCCCCAGGCTCTTGTGGCCATGGCCTTGCTGCTGGCTCCTGAGCTGGCTGAGGCTGCGCTGGGCCCAGGGCGAAGGACATCAACAGACCTTACAGAGCCTGGAAGTTGCCCCCTCTGGAGAGGCACACACTTGGGTGAGCAGATGTAAAGTGAAAACAACCCCTGTCCCTCTGGCCGGCATGAGGACATGGCCTGAGAAGGGAGTCAGGGCGGATTtcagccctccctccctgctggccGGTGCCCCCGTGCAGGGCACACGCTGGCCTGTCTAGGGCAGCGAGATGGGACATCGTTCTTGAGTACCTGGTGCCAGCTGTCCTTCCTGAGTTGGCCGCATGGCAGCAGCTGGGCACCCAGGAGCCTAGGCGTGGACTCCCAGCCCTGGCTCCCACTCCCCAGGTGGCTTGGATTGGCCACTTTGCCCTTCTGACCCTTAATCCCCTTACCTGTAGAAGCCCAAGAACAGAAGAAGAATGCAGGCTAGCGCAAGAGGGCCAGTGGGGTGAGGGTCtagggctttttttcttttttcttttttaatttaatttaattttatttatttattttttgtctgtgttgggtcttcgtttctgtgcgagggctttctctagttgcggcaagcgggggccactcttcatcgcggtgcgtgggcctctcactatcgcggcctctcttgttgcggagcacaggctccagacgcgcaggctcagtagttgtgggtcacgggcccagttgctctgtggcatgtgggatcttcccagaccagggctcgaacccgtgtcccctgcattagcaggcagattctcaaccactgcaccaccagggaagccctaggacttttttttttaattaaaagaaaaaatttttaaactttttaaattaattatggcaggtgggatcttagttccctcaccagggatcgaacccttgccccctgcagtggaagcacggagtcccaaccactggaccggcagggaagtccctacggCTCTATTTTTAGCACTCTGAAGTTTCTGTTTTCAGGTTAAGAAGTCATGCAGCTTTTCTACTTGACCCCATAATTCATCCCCAACTTTGAACTTTAAAATCGAGGGCATTTTCCTTTCCAGGAGACCATGCCCTCAGCCTGGTGCACCTTGGCCGGCCTAGtcgtctctgaggctgtcctttCCATTGGTGTTGGCCACGGAGAGGGAGCAGAGTAGGGGAGGGTGCAGAGTGCAGGCCGGAAAACAGGGAGACTGAAGGCAAGATCTCCAGGTAGAGAGCAGGTGTAGGAGCCCAAGAGGGACAGCACACATTGAGCGGGGGGCTCTGCTCTGGGGACCCGGCTCCCCAAGGCTTTGTGGGGCAGGACCAGACCTTCCAGGGCAGCCGGGAGAGGCTGGTGAGCCCAGACCCTGGCCGTTTCAGAGGAAGGGCCAGAGGGTGTAGGAGACGGGACTTTTGTGCGGCCTGAGCCCTGACTCCAAGAGGGGTCTTGGCCCTTTATGTATCCTGTTCCTCACTGCAAAAGGGTCAGCTTACTTTCTCTCCGCTTGTTCTGCCTGCCAGGCCCCAGTGTGCAACATCTTTGCAAACGCATCATGTGAGATGGCAGAGGAACAGCCACGGTGGCCCCGCACACTCATCTTCATCCTGCCCCTCGCCCAGTCCCCTTAGGGCAGCAGGCTCACCCTTCTAGAGCTGGGCGCTGGCCTCCCTCCCCTCGGGAACCCAGCAGGAGCAGCTGCTGGCGGCTGCTGACCCCCGGTTCTGCGAGCTGGTTGGGTGGGGCTGCTGGTCAGCGAGGGCCGGGGGCCCCCTGGTGGTGGGCCTGGGGAACAGCTGGGTTCGGCTGCCCAGATGGGTGTGCTGGCCCCAGGCCCGGCCGCTGACTCCTCCCCTGGTGCCTCTCCTTCCCGCAGGCCGGCCTGGGCCCCGCTGGCGACTCGGCTGTGCTGGTGCTGCCGCCACCGCCTTCCCCAGGTCCCCGTTCCTCCAGCCCTAGGCTCAGGTACCA
It contains:
- the PDLIM2 gene encoding PDZ and LIM domain protein 2 isoform X2, with amino-acid sequence MALTVDVVGPAPWGFRISGGRDFHTPIMVTRVTEQGKAEAADLRPGDIIVAINGESAKSMLHAEAQSKIRQSPSPLRLQLDRPQAASPGQTNGESSPEVLATSFQGSRRTHTDSQSSLRSSCSSQASLSPRPGSPLSTLPATSPQAPAGEVVTSHSFQSLAYSPEPTTADHLSYRGRPGSRQAGLGPAGDSAVLVLPPPPSPGPRSSSPRLSVASEGESHLLREDSEVFKMLQENREARVAPRQSSSFRLLQEALEAEERGGTPAFLPSSLSPQSSRPNSRALATPPKLHTCEKCSTSIANQAVRIQEGRYRHPGCYACADCGLNLKMRGHFWVGDELYCEKHARQRYSAPRTVNSQA
- the PDLIM2 gene encoding PDZ and LIM domain protein 2 isoform X1 yields the protein MALTVDVVGPAPWGFRISGGRDFHTPIMVTRVTEQGKAEAADLRPGDIIVAINGESAKSMLHAEAQSKIRQSPSPLRLQLDRPQAASPGQTNGESSPEVLATSFQGSRRTHTDSQSSLRSSCSSQASLSPRPGSPLSTLPATSPQAPAGEVVTSHSFQSLAYSPEPTTADHLSYRGRPGSRQAGLGPAGDSAVLVLPPPPSPGPRSSSPRLRYHVASEGESHLLREDSEVFKMLQENREARVAPRQSSSFRLLQEALEAEERGGTPAFLPSSLSPQSSRPNSRALATPPKLHTCEKCSTSIANQAVRIQEGRYRHPGCYACADCGLNLKMRGHFWVGDELYCEKHARQRYSAPRTVNSQA